One genomic window of Halobellus limi includes the following:
- a CDS encoding mechanosensitive ion channel family protein, with protein MQSATTPTATPSPAPGGGQTLASVLPEWLLFPGWRWVLAALIVAVGVLVSRYVVRLVGRPVARRFQRQSVAQMALRLVRLGVVLVTLGIAASVLGLEFGDLVLSVTVFSAVLGIVLAPIVGSTINGLFLLADQPYEIGDMIELDDGRRGFVDDITIRYTKMFTLNNTFLVIPNSEIREHLVTNYSAEDERVRLSLDVVVTYESDVDAARRLLSRAAAADEAVIEGGPDIRIGSARYPARPTVLKSDFGDDGVALTLRYWAKTPYKIPSVESRVRTRIWDAFAETDADIEFAYPHRHLVFDDTSGTLDATVGSRDGDRARSDDGSIQTAFGGRSDDVVEDSGVERAADLDADSGDAERAAGPGADGGHTADPDADDGDDDPRPRRPDEG; from the coding sequence ATGCAGTCGGCGACGACACCCACGGCCACGCCCTCTCCCGCCCCCGGCGGCGGTCAGACGCTCGCCTCCGTCCTCCCCGAGTGGCTCCTGTTTCCGGGGTGGCGGTGGGTCCTCGCCGCCCTGATCGTCGCGGTCGGCGTGCTCGTCTCCCGGTACGTCGTCCGACTCGTCGGGCGGCCGGTCGCGAGGCGGTTCCAGCGGCAGAGCGTCGCCCAGATGGCGCTCCGCCTCGTGCGACTCGGCGTCGTCCTCGTGACGCTCGGCATCGCCGCCAGCGTGCTCGGCCTCGAGTTCGGCGACCTCGTCCTCTCGGTGACGGTCTTCTCGGCCGTGCTGGGTATCGTGCTCGCACCGATCGTCGGCAGCACGATCAACGGGCTGTTCCTGCTCGCCGACCAGCCCTACGAGATCGGCGACATGATCGAGTTGGACGACGGGCGACGCGGGTTCGTCGACGACATCACGATCCGGTACACGAAGATGTTCACCCTCAACAACACGTTCCTCGTCATTCCGAACTCCGAGATCCGCGAGCACCTGGTGACGAACTACTCGGCGGAGGACGAGCGCGTGCGACTCAGCCTCGACGTGGTCGTCACCTACGAGTCGGACGTCGACGCGGCCCGGCGACTGCTGAGTCGGGCCGCCGCCGCGGACGAGGCGGTGATCGAGGGCGGGCCGGACATCCGCATCGGCAGCGCGCGGTACCCCGCCCGGCCCACGGTGCTGAAATCCGACTTCGGCGACGACGGCGTCGCACTCACGCTCCGGTACTGGGCCAAAACGCCCTACAAGATCCCCTCCGTCGAGTCGCGAGTCCGGACTCGGATCTGGGACGCGTTCGCCGAGACCGACGCCGACATCGAGTTCGCGTACCCGCATCGCCACCTCGTCTTCGACGACACCAGCGGGACGCTCGACGCGACGGTCGGGAGTCGAGACGGAGACAGAGCGAGATCCGACGACGGGTCGATACAGACGGCCTTCGGGGGACGGTCCGACGATGTCGTCGAGGATAGCGGCGTCGAACGTGCTGCCGATCTCGACGCCGACAGTGGCGACGCCGAACGTGCTGCCGGCCCCGGCGCCGACGGCGGGCATACCGCCGACCCCGACGCCGACGATGGCGACGACGACCCTCGACCGCGACGTCCCGACGAGGGGTGA
- a CDS encoding proteasome assembly chaperone family protein has protein sequence MSTSGSQSTPDFTITHETEPSETLLAGFSSFGLAGLTAADYIVDHLELEKRGHLSVDGLPTVTPFEDGRPRHHTRLFSRDDLDVTVLVGELFVPVGVGRAFADAVLDWTESNGVREIAVLSGVPIPHGPEEHRTFYIATDDYRESRLADGSVPAMGRGFLDGTNAALIERGLDSPLGVCTFVTPVHAQVPDIQASIRLVETVEDVYGIGIDAGPLEAFAAEVEQYYAELAERMQERDDELPEDRMYM, from the coding sequence ATGAGCACGTCAGGCTCCCAGTCCACCCCCGACTTCACGATCACCCACGAGACCGAACCGAGCGAGACGCTTCTGGCGGGCTTTTCGTCGTTCGGACTCGCCGGGCTCACCGCGGCGGACTACATCGTCGACCACCTGGAACTCGAAAAGCGGGGCCACCTCTCCGTCGACGGGCTGCCGACCGTCACACCGTTCGAGGATGGGCGACCGAGACACCACACGCGGCTGTTCTCCCGGGACGACCTCGACGTGACGGTGCTGGTCGGCGAGCTGTTCGTCCCCGTCGGGGTCGGTCGGGCCTTCGCCGACGCCGTCCTCGACTGGACCGAGTCGAACGGGGTGCGCGAGATCGCGGTCCTCTCGGGCGTCCCGATCCCGCACGGCCCCGAGGAGCACCGGACGTTCTACATCGCCACCGACGACTACCGGGAGAGCCGACTCGCGGACGGGTCGGTGCCGGCGATGGGCCGCGGCTTCCTCGACGGCACCAACGCGGCGCTCATAGAACGCGGTCTCGACTCGCCGCTCGGGGTCTGCACGTTCGTCACGCCCGTCCACGCGCAGGTCCCCGACATCCAGGCGTCGATACGGCTGGTCGAGACCGTCGAGGATGTCTACGGGATCGGGATCGACGCCGGCCCGCTGGAGGCGTTCGCGGCCGAGGTCGAACAGTACTACGCGGAACTCGCAGAGCGGATGCAAGAGCGAGACGACGAACTCCCCGAAGACCGGATGTATATGTAG
- a CDS encoding cytochrome b/b6 domain-containing protein → MPFGIEIFRYAQRAGREVIVGLSWDILLVFAFLGTLTFLVHYVLRELWNPTDHTSRPDDPSKSEVERSLEEQGVDEIKRFSLAQRASHWVMAISIFALMLSGFVIMNTEVTLRAVPGLSWLDVHIVSAVVLLGYVIFHLAHVAYKGTWSKMWFGVADARDLWRRFTNLVGMTDEYPRQFEYPSAQKLLHWGVTGASLAVIATGFVLLRRVSLEPLWDATREFSFLGISFGLGTADAPGLVAWSFVFHDFFAVALLALVMGHIYFALRPNEWAITKSMITGRVTVEEYAEKYSPTSWQIGGSKATDGGDLEPEDPE, encoded by the coding sequence ATGCCATTCGGGATCGAGATATTCAGATACGCTCAACGCGCCGGTCGCGAAGTCATCGTCGGGTTGAGCTGGGACATCCTGCTCGTGTTCGCGTTCCTCGGGACGCTCACGTTCCTCGTACACTACGTGCTACGGGAGCTGTGGAACCCGACAGATCACACGTCCCGACCGGACGATCCGTCGAAGTCCGAGGTCGAACGATCCCTGGAAGAGCAGGGCGTCGACGAGATCAAGCGCTTCTCGCTCGCACAGCGGGCGTCACACTGGGTGATGGCCATCTCCATCTTCGCGCTGATGCTCTCGGGGTTCGTGATAATGAACACCGAGGTGACGCTCCGGGCGGTCCCGGGTCTGTCGTGGCTGGACGTCCACATCGTCTCGGCGGTCGTCCTCCTCGGGTACGTGATCTTCCACCTCGCCCACGTCGCGTACAAGGGGACGTGGTCGAAGATGTGGTTCGGCGTCGCGGACGCGAGGGACCTCTGGCGGCGCTTCACGAACCTCGTCGGGATGACCGACGAGTACCCGCGACAGTTCGAGTACCCGAGCGCACAGAAGTTGCTTCACTGGGGCGTCACCGGGGCGTCGCTGGCCGTGATCGCCACGGGGTTCGTCCTCCTGCGCCGGGTGAGTCTCGAACCGCTCTGGGACGCGACCCGGGAGTTCTCGTTTCTCGGGATCTCCTTCGGCCTCGGAACGGCCGACGCGCCGGGGCTGGTCGCCTGGAGTTTCGTCTTCCACGACTTCTTCGCCGTCGCGCTCCTCGCGCTCGTGATGGGCCACATCTACTTCGCGCTGCGACCCAACGAGTGGGCGATCACGAAGAGTATGATCACGGGACGGGTCACCGTCGAGGAGTACGCCGAGAAGTACTCGCCGACGAGCTGGCAGATCGGCGGGTCGAAGGCCACCGACGGCGGCGACCTCGAACCCGAGGATCCCGAATAG
- a CDS encoding nucleotidyltransferase family protein: MAADLVAAVTAAGESTRMGGFPKPLLTFDGRRFVERLVDTYARVGVEPVVVLGHEASEVRARADLSDATVRENPAYERGMLSSVRVAVEYARQRDANGVLLNPVDCPLTPPAVVETVAAAAEAGGDVLVPTADGGRGHPPLFAASAFDALLDAPDDRGARAVVRADDTDTREVPVNDERIFADVDTPGEYWDLVKRYEPV; this comes from the coding sequence ATGGCCGCGGACCTCGTGGCCGCCGTCACGGCCGCCGGCGAGTCGACGCGGATGGGCGGCTTCCCGAAACCGCTTCTGACGTTCGACGGCCGGCGGTTCGTCGAACGCCTCGTCGACACGTACGCCCGCGTCGGGGTCGAGCCGGTCGTCGTCCTCGGACACGAGGCCTCGGAGGTCCGCGCCCGGGCGGACCTCTCGGACGCCACCGTCCGAGAGAATCCGGCGTACGAGCGGGGGATGCTCTCGTCGGTGCGCGTGGCCGTCGAGTACGCGCGGCAGCGGGACGCGAACGGCGTCCTGCTGAACCCGGTCGACTGCCCGCTGACGCCCCCGGCCGTCGTCGAAACCGTCGCGGCGGCCGCCGAGGCGGGAGGCGACGTCCTCGTGCCGACCGCAGACGGCGGACGAGGCCATCCCCCGCTCTTCGCCGCGAGCGCGTTCGACGCCCTGCTGGACGCACCGGACGACCGCGGCGCGCGTGCGGTCGTCCGAGCCGACGACACCGACACGCGCGAGGTCCCGGTGAACGACGAGCGGATCTTCGCCGACGTCGATACGCCGGGCGAGTACTGGGACTTGGTGAAGCGCTACGAACCGGTCTGA
- a CDS encoding thioredoxin domain-containing protein: MVEIAVYDDPLNPTGWGMQPALRRLRIECPDADWRRQPVVMVPDWDRYDGPEFPGGRRTAPATCLRIAEETGMPIDEYLWFEDAPDGSRPACVGIEQATDPGTDARSRLFRAAREATFLRQTNLDTDEAVRGLLADALGPDAAGRFDPDSSRLSPPDLSGVDGVETVGDRPVLPAVVVSSDSERAGRSGRSGIEDLRTLVTEVGGAPTVDASPSVETVVRRFSPEGWLCGAELSALTGRSYGDAVDAAAALSETVTAEFAAETFVRLRGDADPERLHDDVERGRVREDAKQ, encoded by the coding sequence ATGGTCGAGATCGCAGTCTACGACGATCCCCTGAACCCGACCGGGTGGGGGATGCAACCGGCGCTGCGCCGACTCCGCATCGAGTGTCCCGACGCCGACTGGCGGCGGCAGCCGGTCGTGATGGTCCCCGACTGGGACCGGTACGACGGGCCGGAGTTCCCGGGCGGGCGGCGGACCGCACCGGCGACCTGTCTCCGGATCGCCGAGGAGACCGGGATGCCCATCGACGAGTACCTCTGGTTCGAGGACGCTCCCGACGGTTCCCGGCCGGCCTGCGTCGGGATCGAGCAGGCCACCGATCCCGGGACCGACGCGCGGTCCCGCCTGTTCCGCGCCGCGCGGGAAGCGACGTTCCTCCGACAGACCAACCTCGACACCGACGAGGCCGTCCGGGGGTTGCTCGCGGACGCGCTCGGTCCCGACGCGGCCGGTCGGTTCGACCCCGACTCCTCTCGGCTCTCTCCGCCGGATCTCTCCGGCGTCGACGGCGTCGAAACGGTCGGCGACCGGCCGGTCCTCCCGGCGGTCGTGGTCAGTAGCGACTCCGAGCGGGCGGGCCGTTCCGGCCGGTCCGGGATCGAGGACCTGCGAACGCTCGTGACCGAGGTCGGCGGCGCTCCGACGGTCGACGCGTCGCCCTCCGTCGAGACCGTCGTCCGCCGGTTCTCTCCCGAGGGGTGGCTCTGCGGGGCGGAGCTATCGGCGCTGACGGGGCGGTCCTACGGGGACGCCGTCGACGCTGCCGCGGCGCTTTCGGAGACGGTGACGGCGGAGTTCGCCGCAGAGACGTTCGTCCGTCTCCGGGGGGACGCGGATCCCGAACGTCTCCACGACGATGTCGAACGCGGACGTGTCCGTGAGGACGCGAAACAGTGA
- a CDS encoding FxLYD domain-containing protein gives MVDAKAVLVGAVLAAALTYGGLVGVEILVTGEVDAPSAPLAGETTVEGTTYHLDRLGRPTVVGEVRNGRSHPIGNATVTVTYYRDGEAIGETTGGVLGEPIAPGESAPFDVHYDADGDVDDYDVAVAADRVSAESASLTAEASVDDRSQNRVVVSGTVSNDGSEPVASEVVVAFYDDGDDVIGVRTTRPNREIQPGGSAPFTVTFRTVGDVPSLAQEFDDFAVRAVAVDDA, from the coding sequence ATGGTCGACGCCAAGGCGGTCCTCGTCGGTGCGGTGCTGGCGGCAGCGCTCACGTACGGCGGACTCGTGGGTGTGGAGATCCTCGTCACGGGCGAGGTGGACGCGCCGTCGGCGCCGCTGGCCGGCGAGACGACGGTGGAGGGGACGACCTACCACCTCGACCGACTGGGTCGACCGACCGTCGTCGGCGAGGTCCGGAACGGCCGGTCGCATCCGATTGGGAACGCGACGGTGACGGTGACGTACTACCGCGACGGCGAGGCGATCGGCGAGACGACCGGGGGCGTGCTGGGGGAACCGATCGCCCCGGGCGAGTCGGCCCCCTTCGACGTCCACTACGACGCCGACGGCGACGTCGACGACTACGACGTCGCCGTCGCCGCCGACCGCGTGTCCGCAGAGAGCGCGAGTCTGACCGCCGAGGCGTCCGTCGACGACCGATCACAGAACCGCGTCGTCGTCTCCGGAACGGTCTCCAACGACGGGAGCGAGCCCGTGGCGTCGGAGGTCGTCGTCGCCTTCTACGACGACGGGGACGACGTGATCGGCGTCCGGACAACCAGACCCAACCGGGAGATCCAGCCGGGCGGGTCGGCCCCGTTCACGGTGACGTTCCGGACCGTCGGCGACGTCCCCAGCCTCGCCCAGGAGTTCGACGACTTCGCCGTCCGCGCCGTCGCCGTCGACGACGCGTGA